The Pelmatolapia mariae isolate MD_Pm_ZW linkage group LG10_11, Pm_UMD_F_2, whole genome shotgun sequence genome includes a region encoding these proteins:
- the si:ch73-54f23.4 gene encoding zinc-binding protein A33 isoform X1, producing MYQNHTKDTNNNCQKSLLCGQKEKLIQAIKRIKHEVDECREAERETYIESVEVENRFDDLEREIRAEFQNLHRFLDEEEWRDLERLRRERQKQLKQLKEREKKIAGQGRDLEKAIAVLNNKLTEEDSPKLIKEIQDLIKRSQVSFVLPAEVDTEVRSGQFVGPIQYRIWKHMKSCLYPNITSVTFDPETAHPNLTLSQSCTSVWFDEDKDTKDFQANPRQFHYYYCLLGREGFTTGRHYWEVEVGGKTAWRLGVAREDVPRGEMSATGTSNGLWTLALKSGSILACTDPDPIKIKVSLCLVRIGVFLDCEKEEVTFYNALTMAPIYTFSMGTVEVPLFPFYNPCDTDYGKNTAPLNIFIPSL from the exons ATGTACCAAAACCACACTAAAGACACCAACAACAACTGCCAAAAAAGCCTTCTCTGTGGTCAAAAG gaAAAGCTCATCCAGGCTATTAAAAGAATCAAGCATGAGGTAGATGAGTGCAGAGAAGCAGAAAGAGAGACATACATAGAATCAGTGGAAGTAGAG AACAGGTTTGATGACCTAGAAAGGGAAATCAGAGCAGAGTTTCAGAACCTCCACCGCTTCCTGGATGAGGAGGAGTGGAGGGACCTGGAGCGACtgaggagggagagacagaagcAACTGAAACagctgaaggagagagagaagaagataGCGGGGCAAGGGCGAGACCTGGAAAAAGCCATCGCAGTGCTCAACAACAAGCTGACTGAGGAGGACAGTCCTAAGCTGATCAAA GAAATTCAAGATCTCATTAAAAG ATCTCAGGTCAGCTTTGTTCTCCCAGCGGAGGTGGACACAGAGGTTCGCTCTGGCCAGTTTGTCGGTCCCATCCAGTACAGAATATGGAAACACATGAAGAGCTGCCTCTACCCAA ATATTACAtcagtgacctttgaccctgaaACAGCACACCCGAATCTGACTCTCTCCCAGTCCTGCACTTCAGTTTGGTTCGATGAGGATAAAGACACAAAAGACTTCCAGGCCAACCCGCGGCAGTTTCACTATTACTACTGCTTGCTGGGCCGTGAGGGCTTCACCACGGGGCGACACTACTGGGAGGTCGAGGTTGGGGGCAAGACGGCGTGGAGATTGGGTGTGGCAAGAGAAGACGTCCCAAGAGGGGAGATGTCTGCCACAGGCACCTCCAACGGCCTGTGGACCTTGGCACTGAAGAGCGGCTCTATCCTAGCCTGCACTGACCCAGACCCGATAAAGATCAAGGTGTCGCTCTGCCTCGTCCGCATTGGCGTGTTCTTGGACTGTGAAAAGGAGGAGGTGACTTTTTATAATGCCCTTACCATGGCACCAATCTACACCTTCTCCATGGGCACTGTGGAGGTACCTCTGTTTCCCTTCTACAACCCATGTGACACAGATTATGGAAAGAATACAGCACCACTGAACATCTTTATCCCTTCCCTATAA
- the si:dkeyp-77h1.4 gene encoding uncharacterized protein si:dkeyp-77h1.4: MHRSSSRPLKDAKESTMMGTFRVIVLSLLVTTALSAPLKADEESYTLFHGEDFHILLPSQNVEVTFHNKSAPRSKDVHLMREGKVVHSRPKLDRSNTHLLIEAVGEGDEGVYTVKNLEKPDDVKRMSLTVRDCTVEQMVKYGDKFSIHLSGVNPPITLEYRPRATEARETSKPGLVVLTAAGTSPERYQGRVSAGGSYVTLSGVTDADEGSYTVRDNKGGIEQKVCLNVKEHKEFVKLQRGNKLKINLILNSSMVYLYYSPKSDSTLRLLLDKGEFTPAQTELGFENRLSLEGSLVILDDVNDKDEGLFTIKDLQNFTVSTVFLEMKPYKLETLYVAIIALLGLLAFLLLVCLLSCLIKVKKRAKRAAALEKIAQNAGKEEEGEAFRQVVKNITKMSEESKHSQADNTEKSQSTEVDIKGLEVSSKEVGVGNLETSDSGVGFNTALPLDTDTEAPDQIPDSEAVSISIAPETKPSPPPAAESKPSAPPAVEIKPSPVPETKVTPAPETKKTPDKPVEEKLDVPKGADVKPSPAPSPEPQADKKPAPSPSPEPKQAVPKATTPTPESKSALTPTPEHPKPTTPEPITNGTPEPGPDSKLSPDHADIIKGSAPKAVAPKTPEVELKASGAILEAGKDGTVAEDSTTTT; this comes from the exons ATGCACCGCAGCTCCAGCCGACCACTCAAAG ACGCTAAAGAATCGACTATGATGGGGACATTCAGAGTGATCGTGCTTAGCCTTCTGGTCACCACGG CTCTTTCTGCCCCCTTAAAAG CTGATGAGGAATCTTACACCTTATTCCACGGAGAGGATTTCCACATCCTACTACCCTCCCAAAATGTGGAGGTCACGTTTCATAACAAGTCTGCTCCTCGGTCAAAGGATGTGCACCTGATGAGGGAAGGCAAAGTGGTCCACAGTCGGCCTAAACTTGACCGCAGCAACACCCATCTCCTTATAGAGGCTGTGGGTGAGGGAGATGAGGGCGTGTACACCGTGAAGAATCTAGAGAAGCCAGACGATGTCAAACGCATGTCGCTTACAGTCCGAG ATTGCACCGTTGAACAGATGGTTAAATATGGAGACAAATTCAGTATTCATTTGTCGGGGGTGAATCCTCCCATCACCCTTGAATACAGACCCAGAGCTACAGAGGCCAGGGAGACATCTAA ACCAGGTTTGGTGGTGCTGACTGCTGCAGGGACATCACCGGAGCGCTATCAGGGTCGCGTCAGCGCCGGTGGTTCTTATGTCACCCTCAGCGGTGTTACAGATGCAGATGAGGGTAGCTACACTGTCAGGGATAACAAAGGTGGTATTGAACAGAAAGTCTGTCTCAATGTCAAAG AGCACAAAGAGTTTGTGAAATTGCAACGCGGTAACAAACTGAAGATCAACCTGATACTCAACAGCTCCATGGTGTACCTCTACTACAGCCCCAAGAGTGACTCCACACTGCGCCTGCTGCTGGACAAAGGAGAATTTACACCT GCCCAAACAGAGCTGGGTTTCGAGAACCGTCTGTCTCTGGAGGGCTCACTGGTCATTCTGGATGACGTCAATGATAAAGATGAAGGCCTGTTCACGATTAAGGACCTACAGAATTTCACTGTGTCTACTGTCTTCTTGGAAATGAAAC CCTATAAGCTGGAGACACTGTATGTGGCCATCATAGCCCTGTTGGGCCTGCTGGCTTTCCTTCTGCTGGTCTGCCTGCTGTCCTGTCTGATCAAAGTGAAGAAAAGGGCCAAGAGGGCTGCCGCCCTGGAGAAGATTGCCCAGAACGCtggaaaagaggaggaaggagaggcCTTCAGACAG GTGGTCAAGAACATCACCAAAATGAGCGAGGAATCCAAGCATTCCCAGGCTGACAACACGGAGAAGTCACAGAGCACTGAGGTGGATATTAAA GGTCTCGAGGTTTCCTCTAAAGAAGTCGGAGTTGGTAATCTAGAGACCAGTGACTCTGGCGTTGGCTTTAACACTGCTCTCCCCCTGGACACTGACACTGAGGCCCCTGATCAAATCCCTGACTCTGAGGCTGTAAGCATCTCTATTGCTCCTGAAACCAAACCAAGTCCTCCGCCTGCTGCCGAATCCAAGCCAAGTGCTCCACCAGCTGTGGAAATTAAGCCCAGTCCTGTACCTGAAACTAAAGTGACCCCAGCCCCTGAGACCAAGAAAACTCCTGATAAACCTGTGGAGGAAAAGTTGGATGTGCCCAAAGGAGCAGATGTTAAACCTAGTCCAGCCCCGAGCCCAGAACCCCAGGCTGATAAAAAACCTGCGCCCAGCCCAAGCCCAGAGCCTAAACAAGCTGTTCCCAAAGCCACCACTCCAACACCTGAGAGTAAGAGTGCCCTTACTCCCACCCCTGAACACCCCAAGCCAACCACACCAGAACCTATTACCAACGGCACGCCCGAGCCTGGACCGGATTCCAAACTGAGCCCGGATCACGCTGATATTATCAAAGGCTCAGCTCCAAAAGCAGTCGCTCCTAAAACCCCTGAAGTGGAGCTGAAAGCTAGTGGTGCCATATTGGAGGCGGGCAAAGATGGCACCGTAGCTGAGGATTCAACTACTACCACCTGA
- the si:ch73-54f23.4 gene encoding zinc-binding protein A33 isoform X2, translating into MYQNHTKDTNNNCQKSLLCGQKNRFDDLEREIRAEFQNLHRFLDEEEWRDLERLRRERQKQLKQLKEREKKIAGQGRDLEKAIAVLNNKLTEEDSPKLIKEIQDLIKRSQVSFVLPAEVDTEVRSGQFVGPIQYRIWKHMKSCLYPNITSVTFDPETAHPNLTLSQSCTSVWFDEDKDTKDFQANPRQFHYYYCLLGREGFTTGRHYWEVEVGGKTAWRLGVAREDVPRGEMSATGTSNGLWTLALKSGSILACTDPDPIKIKVSLCLVRIGVFLDCEKEEVTFYNALTMAPIYTFSMGTVEVPLFPFYNPCDTDYGKNTAPLNIFIPSL; encoded by the exons ATGTACCAAAACCACACTAAAGACACCAACAACAACTGCCAAAAAAGCCTTCTCTGTGGTCAAAAG AACAGGTTTGATGACCTAGAAAGGGAAATCAGAGCAGAGTTTCAGAACCTCCACCGCTTCCTGGATGAGGAGGAGTGGAGGGACCTGGAGCGACtgaggagggagagacagaagcAACTGAAACagctgaaggagagagagaagaagataGCGGGGCAAGGGCGAGACCTGGAAAAAGCCATCGCAGTGCTCAACAACAAGCTGACTGAGGAGGACAGTCCTAAGCTGATCAAA GAAATTCAAGATCTCATTAAAAG ATCTCAGGTCAGCTTTGTTCTCCCAGCGGAGGTGGACACAGAGGTTCGCTCTGGCCAGTTTGTCGGTCCCATCCAGTACAGAATATGGAAACACATGAAGAGCTGCCTCTACCCAA ATATTACAtcagtgacctttgaccctgaaACAGCACACCCGAATCTGACTCTCTCCCAGTCCTGCACTTCAGTTTGGTTCGATGAGGATAAAGACACAAAAGACTTCCAGGCCAACCCGCGGCAGTTTCACTATTACTACTGCTTGCTGGGCCGTGAGGGCTTCACCACGGGGCGACACTACTGGGAGGTCGAGGTTGGGGGCAAGACGGCGTGGAGATTGGGTGTGGCAAGAGAAGACGTCCCAAGAGGGGAGATGTCTGCCACAGGCACCTCCAACGGCCTGTGGACCTTGGCACTGAAGAGCGGCTCTATCCTAGCCTGCACTGACCCAGACCCGATAAAGATCAAGGTGTCGCTCTGCCTCGTCCGCATTGGCGTGTTCTTGGACTGTGAAAAGGAGGAGGTGACTTTTTATAATGCCCTTACCATGGCACCAATCTACACCTTCTCCATGGGCACTGTGGAGGTACCTCTGTTTCCCTTCTACAACCCATGTGACACAGATTATGGAAAGAATACAGCACCACTGAACATCTTTATCCCTTCCCTATAA